Sequence from the Ascaphus truei isolate aAscTru1 chromosome 3, aAscTru1.hap1, whole genome shotgun sequence genome:
tccgGCATTGTTGTGGGTTagagtgcagggcctctataACTCGCTGTAACAGGCCCGATTGAAACGTCATCAAGCCAGCCCTGAACTGTGGAAGCATTGTCTGCCAGGAGATAGCGGGGGAAAGCGGGGTTGTCGACCTctctgagatatgtgaatgtgctcacaagtggtattttttatttgcagAGAGCTAATAGAAAGTTGTGATATTACTAGGAGCGATCCATGACATTTTCGGTTGACGGTGGAGGCCGTTGTGTGCCACACCAAGAAAGACAAATGAAAGCATCTCTGAAATAAGGGATCCCCTTAACCCAAAACAGCATGGTTCAGCATATCTAGGGGGTGGGGGATGTAGAGCAGCATTGCTTCGGTAAGGATTGTAATCTTTTCCCTTGCTCCTCTGGCAGCAAGAAATTCATATTGGCACTGGTAGATTTTGCATGCTACAAAAGTACAGTAACGCTATGCTCTGCGTATTGACTTTGTGCTCATCCCTCAATTCCAGATCAAAGTGTGCAGGACTTCACGCAAACTATGTATGCAGAACTGGAAAACTCCAGCCAAGGCACCGTGATCCACCTGGCATGCGCCTTGTTTGTGCAGACAGGAACTACCTTCTCATCCCAGTTTATGGAGCATGCAGCGCTGTGGGCAAACAGCAGCCTGCAGCCAGCAAACTTCAGTGAGCGCAGCAGCACTGCAACACAGATCAATCAATGGGTGACCAGCAATACGGGAGGTGAGTAATCAAAATGTTTTTAGGTTGATTTTTCTTTTGGAAAAGGTTTTTAAGATTTTGAAGCATTGCCCGAGTCAGTCATGTTTCTCTTTGATTCACAGCATTGGTTGTGAATGAAGGCACTGCTAGTccctgtggcagtgaaggggttaaccttttAATTGCGACAGGGACTTGCGACACATTGCACTCTGTTGCTATCCTCAATAACACTGAAGGTATCTATCTATCTTAGGTAACAGCCCTATGTAACAACATGCTATCCCGGTAGCCaagtactactgtatgtaatactgtatatatggtaATGAGGGAATAGTTATGACCCACTTACAGGACACGGAAATCTTCTTGAGATGATAATATGAGACAGACAACCAGCTGCTCTAGATAAAAATCACAAACCACAGTAACATTTGTAGGACAAACGCTACCGAACATCATTAAGAGAATGTAAACTAAGAAGTTGTTGCACATCTAGTGAGCCGTGCATGAAATCAGAGGCTACTCAAATGCGGTTCAACATTCAAAAGCTCATCTTTCCATATAATTACAATTGAGCGGCTTAGGAATACATCTTGTTCCCTCAGTAACTATTCACCTTCCTTAAACCACTAGAAAAGatcatatatttatgtgtgtatagccatggctgggccAGCTATCCTTCTGCCTTCCCTGTCATGTAATACGGGGTTTATTGTCCCTGCGCGGCAGCGTGAGAATGAGCGCGCCGCCGccgcgcgcactcctgcagcccaagcgatttgtgaacttggctgcaggagatcgtAGACGCGTTGTGAGGGCGTGGCGGACgcatcacaaagctggttcgtcctcatgtgcgctgacgtcacgtggcagcagccgcctgaaaaTACAAAATTTGTTGTATTTTCGCGTCAACGCGCCTGTAGGCGCGCAGGCACGGGGGTAAATCCCATAAGATAAAGCAGAGTGCTTGCCGGGGCCGTGCACGGCGCGATGCCGGCACCATAATCTGGGCTAAATTCTAGTAAGatgcagacagtgacaggctatcctatggggctTTTCCCCCCTCCTGCGGCCTCTGAGTGGTAGTGAAGATGACATGGGAGTCTGCATCTGTCCAATAAGGATGCAgagcctgtgccctccccttttgcactATAGAGGAGGTGTCCTAAATTATAGAGATCAACCCAGCCCTCACTGGGTGGAGTTCAGGCAGTTTCTCTTCCTCCTTGAGGGATGAGGAGGTagacatgtgctcagtccctcatgggtTGGGTGCATTCCACAACTCTAGTGAGGCCTCATCATTACCAGCAGGCCTGTACCATCCAGGTGCCTGGAAGCTATCCTGCCAACTGATTACAATCGCTGTAAGAACATCAGCAGTGGCTGCAGAATAAAGACCACCCCTTTTATATATCTGGCTGAATTGCAATCTATTGGCCAGATGTATGGGGataaaagactgtcatggtggggataTCCTTCATTTCTACTGGAGCCCATTATGGCTGGAGGCGCTTGCACCAAGAACGAACAACATGGATCACCATGAGCCTGTCCTGTATCCCCAAGTCATCGCGGAACTCTCAGCACCTCCTGAGCCAAACAGGTACCGAGGACCACACAGGACTGTAGCCAgggtaaatctcccagagggaggggaagcagcgctacatgtGCAATATCATCTCCGTTATCTTTTGTGGTAAAGCATTCGCCGCTTGAGCTTTCTCGTCATGGATATCGGACTCCTGTAACTGAAGCTGTTTTAttgcattatactgtacatttatttggCCTAGTTCTTACCCTGTTATCTATATCCTTAGATCTTCTCTGTCTCCCACCACTGCCCACTTTCCCTCCCCACACCAATCTGTTACCATGTCTCTCCCTGGTCACTGGCACCCTTTTCATGATCCTCATTCCATTTTAACTTTAAAACAACCTAATGTGAAGATCAGTACTGCTTAACTGCGGAATGTGCTGAGTGGAAGTGTTTGAGGTTGTAGGAGCACTCGGACGCGATCAAGCCTGTAAgccgaaaaccggaagtgacgtccgaCCGAACCGGAAGCGACACAGCTCACGGAGATACCAGCAGAAGCTCCCACAGCTGGTGGAGAAGGTCCATAACACCGACATCGCAGAAGGCTCGGAGGCGGTGACTAGATTGGTCACTCACGATGTCCATAAATATTGTGAATTTGTTTTATTGACTGTACAAAGTGTAATTACggttcttatatattttttaatacataaaCATCCTTTTCTACTGATCTGCACTATGTTATGTTTTTTCTCCTGCTTTGAGGTGCATCTCTTCTGAAAGTGTACTACTCACATTGCCACAGTTGTGGAATCGTGCATtacatttattcacattttaagtaggcacaacatatgagccaagacagcAGAATTTTTTTTCACAATTTATCAAAACACCTGCACTTGATGTTTTTTATTGTCTTTCCTTTGCTGAACATCTCATGCTCCTCCTGGAACCTGAAGAACGATTCAACCTTTCTGGGACCCACCGAGACAGTCCctaccagagggtctgagcagggagatacagcCTTATTTTTTGTATCACTACATGTACTATCCACTACTGATTTAATTATTCGCACAAGCAGTTTCAAACACTTTATTAAGTTGTAAAAGCGCTGTTTCTATCACTTGTCTCTATTACAGGACCCTGTCTTCCCCCAGACCAGCTGCTGAAAGTCTGACCAGGCTCTGAGGACATGGCTTCTAAGAGGGTTAATCATTAATCGGCGATAGTGTCTCTCAGGCCACTGTGGCACTGAAACTCCTATTGACTTTAATGCGATTTTCTGTGCAACTGTGCCCCACTCACCAATCTGCCCTTTTGCTGTTTAATGAATGACCCTCTAAGATCTAAGTGTAATATACAGATGCTTTCTGTACGTTGATACTGCTAAGCCTACTCCTTTCCCCACATTCACATGATGCATGTCAACACCATACACCTTATATATATAACGGGGTActccctggctactattctacccaatgggctggcagtaaaccctggtattcacaggcttgctagtagttatcatggggttttccccttcacctttggtactgcacttgagtgacagcaggaggtggtacatcctgttgtagctttgacaacggggtgcccgccttctggttGTACTTAAGGGCAATACCGCCCTAAATTTAGTTGTtattccttccctctgaggaaggcaggtcatacgactgggagcctgagattggggccgacccatgtgctcttctctaggggaggagggagtgtggaccaatacctctgccttcgctagggaggtgggggaagagctaggactgcgggtgcccttggcctgtagtgttggtccagtgagagctgatctaaagagactgtatccggcagatgaCTGCTGAGTAActgtgttactgcaaagtgtgtagtaataaaccgttcctgtttgcaataccTATATAAATTGAGTAGACAGCACTCACTATGGATAAAGTAATGAAAGTGCAGGGTGCCGACGGAACCAGGAGGACCCAGATTCCCCCACAACTAATAGTCACAATATAAAGTTCCAGCACTTCCCTTAACCCCGACAACCAGAGCAGCACTCAAAGAACACAATGCAAATAGAAAGCTCAAAAAAAGCAAACCAAGTCCTGAGTACACCAGAGAAAGTGCAATAATCAAGGTGAATCAAACCATCTGGTTAAATGACCAAATGACCATATGtcaatctttctctctccctctcccttcactgGCTCGCTGCTcagggttaagggaagtaccttatggTCTTTTaagacctgagggaacgggcctgaggaaggggtgtccccccaaaacgttgcccccctgattacccccccccctcgtgtTTGTACTGTCCCCACTCTCTTAACCTTATGTTGTCCCACTCCCTATCCCTATATTGTTCACCCCAATCACCACTGGATTGTCTGTGTTTATGCATTTGCGCCGCATTACTTCAAATGTTATCTTGTGCTTACATTAAATCATTTATCATTGTTGCATAAACCATAGTATCATATTTTCTCAGAGTCAGAGAGAGCTTGAACTTTATATTGTgactgtttgcaatatacctctagtctggtgtgtgatctaactgggggggggagatacaagttctactgtgggagatcatctcttccatatccctggagcctacggcagatggaggtgctgcactgctaagtattatgtggggtatgaaccccagaagcctgatcctgtgtcccaaagtcatcgcggacgactcagcaggtatgcaccacacacaccctgtaatggcccctatctgtgattggggggggggagacacaccgttacatatatatagtaaatttcagtcagtgtgtgtggtcaAGCTCTGTTGCTAATATTCTAAGTTCCCTGGTGCCAGGTTCTGTTAAACACttaatatattattaataatatattgTTCATCTTCAAAGCAACAATCCCTCTTTTTACTTCATATTTGGTTTGAGAGCCTTAGTATTGGACAGTGGGAGTCAGCAACAGTAAATATAAGATTCTCTAGAAGGTTATAgcgtttttttagtttttttagagggtgaaagaggaaggaagGAACAATGGGCGTGCAAAATAATAGCACAACAAACACCTACATCCCAGTGCTTTAAATTGAACATTTAAAAGCAATGTCATTTGAAGCTAAAGTAGATGATTTGAAGAAAATAGATTTTACCAACAGAAAACTACATTTGTTTTGTACAGAAATAGCAGTGAAAATTTGGAATTTACTACCATTGGAGACGGATATTAAAACATAGGCAGAAAAAGAAGTTATCAGTGGGATCTTATCTCAACATTATATCAAGTTCTCACTTCTCAGGAATTTaaggctccctgcacacactggtCTATGGATAAATGAGCCCAGGATTTTCAGGTAGAGATTCCTAGGGAAGATTGGGAAGCTATTTGGGTCAATGCAACTAAAACATCATTATGCACAATTtctaaagagaatatttataaagttATGTTTAGGCGGTACCCGACGCCTCAGAGGTTGAGGCAGATTTATCCAGAGACCACGAATCTTTGCTGAAGGGGTTGTGGCGGTGGCGGAGATATGGCTCATATCTAGTAGTTTTGCCCCAAAGTACAGTGATTCTTGGGAATAGTGCAGCGTTTCGTGCGAGAAACTATTGGGATAAGAATCCCCACAGACCGATTATAATGGCCCTTGGTAAGCCTCTAGATAACTAAAcgaaaataaatctaaattattATTACATATCTTGACCGCGTCAATACACAAAAATAATCCAAGGATTATAAATAGCCCCCTATtattgcactcaaggtaggtgacaaaaAATCTATTGTCTACTAATAACTGGCTAGATAATAGCCAAATCATAGCATAGGATACACCGCCAAAAGGTCACActcagaaataaaaataaaaaagactttaatagttatactgtaaaaaacgacgaaacactataaaaatgcacaacagtgcataGATAAAATCCCCCAATGTGTCTGGTGACAGTACTATATGAACGGATGGTGTTCCAAACATATAGCTGGTAGTGAGTCAAAtgctatacacagagctgcactaTTGCATAGACTGTTGTAGTGAATGGTAAATGGATATTGAGGGAAGATAGCAGTGTGCTCAATGCAACTACTATATGGTAGAAGATCTAACCTGCAAAACCACTGTGTAGGGTACTCGGTAAACTCAGATATAAACAGTAAATGGGTTAATATAGAGGCCCTAAGTTAACTTGGTTAGGACCAATACACCCATATACAGAATAAGCATTCATATACAGTCGTTGATAGTTCTCAATAATAGACTCTGAGTTACAAATCAGGTTGTATACTATCCTACTTGGGTCTGGTATTATTCACACTCTTTGGGGGCTTGTACTTCCGCACTTTGAAGTATGCGCTATCCAGAGTGACTATTTAAAGTCCATGAATGACAGTGCTCAACCTGTGCATTGGAGTGTTCATTCTGTGCATTGCTGTGCGAGCTACCCAGATTCATTACTCAGAGTCTATTATTGAGAACTGTCAACGACTGTATGTGAATGCTTATTCTGTATATGGGTATATTGGTCCTAACCAAGTTAACTTAGGGCTTCTATATTAACCCATTTACTGTTTATACCTGAGTTTACCGAGTACCCTACACAGTGGTTTTGCAGGTTAGATCTTCTACCATATAGTAGTTGCATTGAGCACACTGCTATCTTCCCTCAATATCCATTTACCATTCACTACAACAGTCTATGCAAtagtgcagctctgtgtatagcaTTTGACTCACTACCAGCTATATGTTTGGAAAACCATCCGTTCATATAGTACTGTCACCAGACACATTGGGGGATTTTATCtatgcactgttgtgcatttttatagtgtttcgtcgttttttacagtataactattaaagtcttttttatttttatttctgagTGTGACCTTTTGGCGGTGTATCCTATGCTATGATTTGGCTATTATCTAGCCAGTTATTAGTAAACAATAGATTTTTTatcacctaccttgagtgcaataATAAGGGGCTATTTATAATCCTTGGATTATTTGTGTGTATTGATTTGTgctttctcccttgcaccaggtagactGTTTTCAGTTAaagtgtatttgtgtttggtgtagCGACGTGCCCTCTCCGTGTATATTCATATCTTGACCGCGGCAAGACATGCAATCACATGCGCCTGGAAAAAGCCCCAGGCCCCCCCTCCGGGGGAGAGTAAATGAGGTGCAATCTATGGAAAGACTAACAGAATACGTGAGACATAAGAAAATTCCAAAAAGTTTGGGAGCCCTAGCACTCTAGGAGGAATAGGTGAATTTTTGAGTCACTGCAGACTGAGGGCTGTAGTCTCTTTGAAAGCTGGTAATTGTGTAATTTGTGGCGTTGTAATGTCAGGCGTCATTGtagttttatattttttataccgTTGTGAAATTGATGGTttctccccacccccttttttccccctctatttctgtatccctttccctatgtttttcaaaaaaagcaaataaaaaataagttacaaaaaaaacataGGCAGAGTACAATGCAGGGAGTGATCTTACGGTCATTTACAGAGGTCATAAAAGATGTCTTTGCATTGGGAGACATCATTAGCAGATGTTGCgctggggtttttgtttttaaatctggATCAATATAGAATTTAGCAAAGACTGGATGTAATGGGCCAATGTATTAAACTACAAATGCTGATTTATGCTGTGAATAAGCACACGATATATTGGAAGGGATTGATGCATCGGAAAGACAAAAAGGGTGTGTGCGCGTTGAGCACACGCAGTTAAGTGAAAAGTTTGTCTtgccactgttttgtcacagaaattgtgttttgatttttaattaaaaaaaaaaaaaaaatcaccatcacagtgacaaaacgcaaagcaGTTtaacttagaacgtgcgtgctcggcacacatcccattttagctatttgcacttctatatttataccaaCTGTGAATTCtttgtgtctgtgtttctgtgtcctGCAAAGTGGGGGCAAGTGTTGTACCTCTGCATGTGTGCCGAGTCGACGGCTTGTGCGCATGAGTGCGGCAGCTGCTGCGCATGTGCGTCACGCCGAAGGGTGCTACGCATGCAACAGACTTTTCCCCACCCTGAAGCGCACCGACTGCCTCTTTTTCCCATATGATGTCACTTCCGTAACCTTACTTCCATCTCTAACGAAGGAAATTCACTCCTGCCAACAAAAGTTTCAACTTCATTAACCTTGATGTTTGCAAAGCAGAGAAACTAAAAGACAAGAGTAAAAATCTGTCTAAACTGTGTGTTTGGGATTATAGGACCCTTCAAGCATTTTTAATGAAATCCCTAAAAAGCATCCTTTTTAAAATGTTTGCCATCTGAATCTTTGCTGCAAACAGTGCTAGCAACGCAGTGATGCAGGTGTATTCCATGCAGAAGATCCGGTGTGAAAATGCATTGTGTTGCAAACTGGCCAAAATGCATCACTCCCATTGAAAGAACAATTATTTCCCCACTGAAACGCAATGTATCAATATTTGCAGGTGTACCTGGGTTCTAAGAGAAGATGTTAAGGCAGCAGTTAACCCTTTTTCATTAGTTTTTACTAGAATGGGAATATGGGGATTTGCAGGTGTGTGAAAAATAGCCTGTTTCATCTCCGGGGAGGACTTTCTGGATCCCATCCTGGTAACAAAATACAGATCCCCTGGTCCCGGAGATACTGAACAGTAAAAGTAATGTGTTGCAGTCCCCTCCAGGAGAAACAAAAGGGAGGATTAAATCTTCAccctgtgagccaataggaaaccCCAACATCATTCACATTTAAATATTAGGCATAACCTTTACCAATTAAGTAAATCGGCAACCGAGGGTCCCTGGGTTTATaaataacagggggggggggaggggaggtgtgtgtctgtgtgtacgcACATTTGagagatataaatataaatatatatatatatatttcttgtaggggacactgctgctttaaataaagtGTATATATTTCTTGTTTAATCTATCATTTTATGGTTAGTACAGACTGAAACTGTAAATGTACCTCGCAATATATGATAGAAAATCCTTGTTTTGCATACACAGGTGGGATTCAGACCCTGGTGCCTGGTGACTCTTTTGGTCCAAGTTTCACACagatagcacttgtgagcactaCATACTTCAAAAGCCCCTGGAAAACAAAGTTCTCTTTCACCGACACCCAGACCCTGCCTTTCATCGGCACGGACGGTTCGGTCGTTAAAGTTCCGATGATGCACCAAACTGCCAATGTAAACTATGGTAAATGACTGTTAATAATTGTCTGCGTAGCATTTTAAGTTTACACGAAAACTCTAAGGCCGAGatgcacaaaagggtgctaagccaTAGCACGTCTTTACTCCCAGTTATATACATGAGAGCCGAGGAGTGCTTaatcttagcacccttttgtggatacCATTGTAATTTAAAGTTCTGTTAGCCATGCTGGTCCTGGAATGTCTATTTGTACTGTAGGTTGTGATGCCTTAAAAGTCCATAgtacaaatataataataataattccttATTGCTTAATTCAATATAACATGTTGCAAAAAGGCTGCAGTACTACATCATTAACCCTTTCAAATTTCTTAACGCAAAAGGGAggagcattaaagctgcagttcagtctttttttttttttttacatttatttttttacttcaatagtttcatgtgtgcaatctctaattacttaaagaactgtatagctgcaggtcaatttgttctccatgtattgataggtcgaaatttggtgacatattaaaagctggcatttgtttataatctgcttgactggcagtggaagctcatgaatattcatgagcactcctgcactgacatgtgctagagggagggcagggctgacaaaggggtgtgccagggcttgtgacaggacatgaaggggcagtgccttagcaaatggctgttaaaatagaatacaagaaaattggtctttcaaagttgttttttttaaaaacagaaaatgctaaaagtattttttcttactacagaactgatttattaaaaaaaacaaacatgcaggatattgactgaactgcagctttaattacaaCATTTGGCATGATAAGCCTACCAAGGCACTTATTTTCTTTTACTTCTGCCAAGGTCACATCCCAACAGCACTCCCGTAGAAATGATAAGGTGACATCACTAGGAATAAGGGGAGCTTTTATTTTTGAACTCACGAGAGTTCCTCATAGATGAAAATGAAGTGTGAGCTTTCACAACCACGTAGGTTTCTTCAAATGTACCCTTGAGTTGTTGAAAGCTCTTGGcaaaatactgtatgtagaaatATTTTATTATCCATAAAAAATGTAATCTTATGTTGGCCCTGTATAAAAGGCCTCACAATGAATCCAAGGGTGAAAACCCGGAAATATTGAAGTGTTTCCAGAACATTGAGAGTCCCTCAGTCTTCTTGTTCCTTCAACAGCAGCAGTCAGGAAGTGAAGGGGCCCTAAGTGCTACCaatattagggttgccaggtgtccagtattgaaccagactgtcctgtatttggacactatccagtaaaatattagaggtaatactggacatgtatgtgtccagtattacctctctggacatagtgacctgacctccttgggggggcgtgggatttccctgagcaggaagagagcagggctgttgctagggggctgggccgCTTCCTCTGTCCTGATTAtcagctgggtaatgcagccaatcagcaggaggtgtcaggagcctgggagtggggccaaggagaggaggaaacagcatggagcggagagacgTGAGTGCATGTGTCTCTCGAGCACGTTACACCTTTAAccattgtgtccaatatttttggagatgccacctggcaaccctagctaccATCTAATGCTTCTGAGGGAAGAAAAAAGGGTGGAGAAAAGCGATTTGTGGTATTCTATAAGAAAAAACCCGGAAGCAACAGGGGCCCCAGTGCATTGTAGGCATGTTGGTGCTTGTAGAGTAAGAAATGGCATTACAAAATCAAAGAAGGCTACCCTCAGGCACCCTGGAAGAAAACAAGGCCATACAAAAAAATAGAGACATGATTTTGTAATTAACATTGTATTTCATATATTTGTAATACTTTCAAAAAATACTTTTTTGAAATCCACTCTAATTCCACATCAATGTATTATTGTACTGTGTTTAATGCTGTTTATAAGAGGCCTTTCAAAACTATGAAACTAATCACAATAATTCAGTTAGAACAACACAGCCAATGTGACTATCCACACCAACGCATTAATTCAGTGATACTGCCACTCGCAGGCACATAAGTGCCTGCAGATCATTCATTTTATTCAGATCTTATCGCGCTAATCTTTTAAACTCCTTTGATTTCATAATTTGATCAATAGGTCAAACCTATGTGTTTCATCATAAATGCCCATTTATAACATGCACCTAATGTAGGCAGTGTAAAGGTAGGCTGTGTCCCaacatattttaaacatttaaccCACTagtgcagtggttcccaactccagtcctcaaggaccactaagggctgttatatacagcatgcggccgcgtgTGCCTATGCAAACGCGCGTGCGCCTATGCAAACGCGCGTGCGCCTATGCAAACGCGCGTGCACCTGCCGCATGCTTTTAGTGAGTATACTGTGTTGAGTTTAAACAgtgttgtgtgtttatgtgtatgtatatgggtgtgtgtgtgtgtgtgtttatgtgtaatttattatttattataaaaaaaaaacattagtaaaaataaaaaaattattagacttgtgcagacacacacacacacacacacacacacacacacacacacacacacacacacacacaccgccgcgaaaagatgaatttcctcatcttcgccactgtctgtcggctcccctctccctgacgtcagccaactaaaattccgcgcgcacggcgtagcacgcgccccagcactatagaacgtgcctaacagtgcaggttttaaggcaatcctctcattagcacaggtggcccaatcattgtgactgaaccacctgtgctcaagccggggtatccttaaaacctgcactggtccttgaggactggggttgggaaccactgtACTTGTGCATTCAAGTAACATCATATTTAGCTTTGTAATATACTAAAAGTAGGAGAAAACTAATTTATGGAACTAGTTTAGTTAACCCCCCTGCAACGCTGTGTATTCTTGGCCTCTTGCTGTGAAGGTAATCTTTGAAAATAATGAAATTCATCAGTCTCGGACATGCAGTTGAGGATACATTCAATTTCAACCTTCATATCAGCCCAGGCCACAATTGATGTGATCATCACTCATGCAGGTGTAACCACGCTAAGTGTACACGAGATGATTAGCTTTATCAGGAGTACCATCATACTCTGAAGTATATATATAAACTTCCtgtaaaaaaaaccaaaaaaaaaccacacacttgTCAACCTTTATATAGGGCGTTATAGACTCTGTATATAAGTCCACTATTCAGTTTATACAGCCCCTTTGACAaaatctatccccctcccccagaaaaaggagattgatacatttagtTTACCAATCTTATGCAGACTTATAGAAACAGCAGgagaattaaaaaaagaaatacaatttaaatgcataataaagaaaaattacatttaaaatacaaattTCCAAAATATTAAGTATTAACAGTATTTCTCTTCACTAAATGTGTACAGGCCAGTTTGAAACTCCATCCCAGGAAAGATTTACAGTGGTTGAGCTGCCTTATCTTGGGAATACAGTCAGCATGTTTGTGGTACGTCCCACTAATAAGAACACCCCGCTGTCCTGCATTGAGTCAAACTTGACATCAAGGAGCATTGCACTATGGATCAACAGCATGAAGAGAATCAAAATGGATGTTTTCCTGCCCAGGTGAACAGTTCAATACTTTAATATTAAAGGCTTTCTTCTCA
This genomic interval carries:
- the SERPINE3 gene encoding serpin E3 isoform X2 — protein: MHPVSLIRLLVCSCYFSQGCCDIYDKLRERSTEFAVNLYQKLVVTENRKSNLVVSPSNVASSLGLLQFGAQGDTFTQMEKALGYNVHDQSVQDFTQTMYAELENSSQGTVIHLACALFVQTGTTFSSQFMEHAALWANSSLQPANFSERSSTATQINQWVTSNTGGGIQTLVPGDSFGPSFTQIALVSTTYFKSPWKTKFSFTDTQTLPFIGTDGSVVKVPMMHQTANVNYGQFETPSQERFTVVELPYLGNTVSMFVVRPTNKNTPLSCIESNLTSRSIALWINSMKRIKMDVFLPRFKLQSHSDLKKVLPALGVSDLFDPRKADFKGISDHGSLYISQAIHKAEIEVTEGGTKASGVTVEEECSCENSLYV
- the SERPINE3 gene encoding serpin E3 isoform X1, which gives rise to MHPVSLIRLLVCSCYFSQGCCDIYDKLRERSTEFAVNLYQKLVVTENRKSNLVVSPSNVASSLGLLQFGAQGDTFTQMEKALGYNVHDQSVQDFTQTMYAELENSSQGTVIHLACALFVQTGTTFSSQFMEHAALWANSSLQPANFSERSSTATQINQWVTSNTGGGIQTLVPGDSFGPSFTQIALVSTTYFKSPWKTKFSFTDTQTLPFIGTDGSVVKVPMMHQTANVNYGQFETPSQERFTVVELPYLGNTVSMFVVRPTNKNTPLSCIESNLTSRSIALWINSMKRIKMDVFLPRFKLQSHSDLKKVLPALGVSDLFDPRKADFKGISDHGSLYISQAIHKAEIEVTEGGTKASGVTAMVLLKRSRMPVFKADRPFFFFLRQASSGSVLFIGRVTNPLD